DNA sequence from the Oncorhynchus kisutch isolate 150728-3 unplaced genomic scaffold, Okis_V2 Okis07a-Okis12b_hom, whole genome shotgun sequence genome:
aaataaaggtgttctcaactggcctacctggttaaataaaggtgttctcaactagcctacctggttaaataaaggtgttctcaactagcctacctggttaaataaaggtgaaataaaaataaaaataaaaataaaaaaggtgcTATAAAACCCCCCACAtcaatccctcctcccctctgtggGTGTTGATCCATTTTTTAACCCGGTctttggatcctcacaggagagtcatgacactaGCTAGCCAAAGAGTGTTCCCCTGTCAGTCAACCTGTAAATCCATGGCTCAGAAAAGCAGCAGTTGCATGCACTAAAAACTCTATGTTATCTAAAAAAACAAAAGAGCTGATtttcaaaaaacaacaacaacaaacaatatGTACTTAGTCTGCTAGCAGGGCTTCTAGGGACGCCATGGCAActcataggcctctggtcaaaatgtgtgcactacatagggaatagggtgcaatttggggaCCTATCCATAGATATGGAACCTACTTCACACTACAGACTTTATGTTGAATTACAACCTCtgtaaagagaggaggagagagggagagagagataaggggggaagagcgagagggtggaagggggaagagcgagagggtggaagggggatGAGCGAGAGGTTGGAGGGGGACGAgcgagagggtggaagggggaagagcgagagggtggaagggggacgagcgagagggtggaagggggacgagcgagagggtggaagggggacgagcgagagggtggaagggggacgagcgagagggtggaagggggaagaacgagagggtggaagggggaagagcgagagggtggaagggggaagagcgagagggtggaagggggaagagcgagagggtggaagggggaagagcgagagggtggaagggggacgagcgagagggtggaagggagacgagcgagagggtggaagggggacgagcgagagggtggaagggggacgagcgagagggtggaagggggaaGAGCGAGAGGGTGGAGGGGTAAGAGGGAAGGcatgatggggagagaggaggtactgtatatagttctAGAATGATTCATCTGTGTTGTCGGTGTGTTTCCCTGTTAGCTGGTGTTTGTTTAACTCTGTAATCTGTAGTGGGCTGTTACTTTCCTCTGATCAAACAGAGAGAGTATTGTTTAACTCTGTAATCTGTATATGgtattttctgtgttttattgTTGAACATTTGGTCAGTGTCTATCAAACACCGTTGTTTATATAATAAGATGTTTCTcccctgtccatttctctcttctctcttctctctctctcctttttgtctctcctccttcagtcacTGTATACAGCAGATTGTAGAGAGTGTTCATCACTGCCATGTCAATGGTATCGTTCACAGGGACCTGAAGGTTTGTATGGTCAGACCATCACCATAATCATCACCACCAtcttcatcaccaccatcatcatcatcatcatcttcatcaccaccatcatcatcaccatcaccaccatcaccaccatcatcatcaccaccatcatcatcatcatcatcatcaccatcaccaccatcaccaccataatcatcaccaccatcttcatcatcaccatcttcatcaccaccatcttcatcaccaccatcatcatcatcatcatcaccatcatcatcaccatcatcaccaccatcaccatcatcatcttcatcaccaccatcatcatcatcatcatcatcatcatcaccatcaccaccatcatcaccaccatcatcatcgccatcatcatcaccatcatcatcaccaccatcatcatcaccaccatcatcaccaccatcatcatcatcaccatcatcaccaccatcaccatcatcatcaccaccatcaccatcatcatcatcatcaccaccatcaaaatcatcatcaccaccatcaccccaggttttacattgtacatctgaaggtgtgtgtgtgtgtgtgtctgtctgtgtgtttgtgtgagcgtttctttgtctgtgtgtgtgtctgtatgtatttatgccagtgtgttgttgtgttagtgTGTCCCTGTTCAACcgttgtctctttgtctctctttgtgtgtgtgtctgtaggatcaagttgcccctagacactgatctcaGCTCAGTTTAGTCCTAGTGGTTACCACTATATGGCCAAGCTGCAAACtagttgcccctagacactgatctcaGCTCAGTTTAGTCCTAGTGGTTGCCACTATATGGCCAAGCTGCAAACTCTAAATTGGCTATATCTTAAAATTGTATGAACATAGAATGTATATTTTAGTtatttggtcttaatttaagttaGGGGTAAGCATAAGGTTAGCATTGTTGTTAAGTGTAGATTTAAAAATCTGATTTTACTGATGATACTCCCCATCCCAGATCTGGGAGCTtccgcctgtaacatcagttctgttatactcacagacaatatttttacagttttggaaactttagagtgttgtcAATCCTAAgcggtcaattatatgcatattctagcatcttgtcctgacaaaatatcccgtttactttgggtacgttatttttccaaaaatgaaaatactgccccctagtcacaacaggttttTAAGGAGATAAATTGTAGAAAATGACGAGGGGATCCctggtggcacagtggttaagggcgctgtactgcagcgccagctgtgccaccagagactctgggtttgcgcccaggctttgtcgtaaccggctgcgaccgggaggtccgtggggcacaattggcctagctgGTTCTAACTTTGCGGCTTGGCCAGAAAGTGACAACCTTGCGTGAGGCTAAACCTGATTGTACATCTGTGTCTACGGCCAACGGTTACCAGGAGCGTCGTGTTACCTCTAACCCATTTTGACTCCGCCCCCCTCCAGCCTGAGAACCTCCTATTGGCCAGTAAGCTGAAGGGGGCGGCGGTTAAGCTAGCTGACTTTGGGCTCGCCATCGAGGTGCAGGGCGACCAACAGGCATGGTTTGGTGAGTATCGTGGAGTGGCTTCTCTCTTATGGGACGGgacagaaaatgtgtttttttcacactactgagctgaACCAAGCCGAGCTGAACTAGCCTCCACTGTAGTTTCCGGTACTGTGAGTGAAAGGCTAATGGGAAAATTAATAATGCAAGCTAGCACAGTGCGGTTCCGGTCGGGTCGGGTTGGGTCGGGTCTGCACACTAGTGTGAGTATTAGAGGACACACAAACCTGGCCTAGAATTGACCCCTAACCTCTTACCACTTTTGCATTTTCAGGGCGGTAGTTAGCCTAAaagaaaggtcactggttcaaatccctgagctgactaggtgaaaatcaGTTGATTTATTTGTCCTGCTCTGGATAAGAATCACTAAACATGTAAACAAATGTACTGATTGATCGATTTAATCAATGAATGACTCACTCAAGTAATCAATTAATTATTTGCTGAAACAATTactcaaatcaatcaatcaaactatTGATACACTCATCCAtttattccctccctccctccctccctccctccctctctctctccctccctccctccctccctccctccctccctccctccctccctccctccctccctccctccctccctccctccctccctccctccctccctccctccctccctccctccctctctccctccctccctccctccctccctccctccctccctccctctctccctccctccctccctccctctctccctccctccctctctccctccctccctccctctctccctctctccctccctccctctctccctccctccctctctccctccctccctccctctctccctccctccctccctccctctctccctccctccctccctccctctctccctccctccctccctccctccctccctccctccctccctccctccctccctccctccctccctccctccctctctccctccctccctccctctctccctccctccctccctccctccctccctccctccctccctccctccctccctcccctacagGTTTTGCTGGTAcaccaggctacctgtctccaGAGGTTCTGAGAAAAGACCCATATGGGAAGCCTGTGGACATGTGGGCCTGTGGTAAACAAACAACCTTTTAATCTCTAACCTTTGACCTttagaactgaactaaataacaTACTTCTATGTGATTGTTTCTAAATCATTGTTCCCTGCTGAAAGTTGGCTCAATTCCATTCAAAAAAGGGGTCAGTTTGGGGTCAAGACTGTGTTGTTTTGATCTGTGGGTGATGATAAGCGTGTGTCTTCCTGCCAGGGGTGATCCTGTACATCCTATTGGTCGGTTACCCTCCCTTCTGGGACGAGGACCAACACAGACTGTACCAGCAGATCAAGGCTGGGGCCTACGATGTGAGAACTACcaacctctatctatctctctgtctgtctgactctctcctctctacgaCAGGAGAACTACtaacctctatctctctgtctgactctctacGATGGGAGAACTACcaacctctatctatctctctgtctgactgactctctACGATGTGAGAACTACcaacctctatctctctatctgtctgactcactctctctctctcattctgtctgtctgtctgtctgtctgtctgtctgtctgtctgtctgtctgtctgtctctctctgtctctctctgtgtctctctctgtctctctctctgtctctctctgtctctctctgtctctctctgtctctctctctgtctctctctgactctctctctctctgtctctctctctatctctctcattctgtctgtctgtctgtctgtctgtctgtctgtctgtctgtctgtctgtctctctctctctctgtctctctctctctctctctctgtctctctctctgtctctctctgtctcttcactGGTGTTGGAAATTAATGAATTGATAGACAGAATGGTGGaatgtattgattgattgatggactGACTgattgtgtgtaatgtgtgtctATAGTTCCCGTCCCCAGAGTGGGACACAGTGACTCCTGATGCCAAAGACCTGATCAATAAGATGTTGACCATCAACCCCGGCAAACGCATCACCACCGCAGAGGCCCTCAAACACCCCTGGATCTGTGTAtggaaacacacatacacacacacacacacacacacacacacacacacacacacacacacacacacacacacacacacacacacacacacacacacacacacacacacacacacacacacacacacacacacacacacacagaaacacaaacacacaaaaacgcacacacacacagaaacacacacacacacagaaacacacacacacacacacacacacacacacacacacacacacacacacacacacacacacacacacacggttctgGACTTATTGTGATACCTTATTATCCAAATACAGCAGACACACCACTCTAAATCCTTTGATGCCGTCTACCCTAGTTCCTTATCACAGGGGACAGTTGTAATACTCGTCACTACATCCTGAATCAGAAGGTTGCCTGGTCCGTCGCTAAAGTCCCATAGATCTCTTCATTACATCCTGAATCAGAAGGTTGTCTGGTCCATCGGTAAAGTCCCGTAGATCtcttcattagtcatcactacatCCTGAATCAGAAGGTTGTCTGGTCCTGAATCAGAAGGTTGTCTGGTCCCTCAGTAAAGTCCCGTAGATCTCTCCAttactcatcactacatcctgaATCAGAAGGTTGTCTGGTCCCTCAGTAAAGTCCCGTAGATCTCTTCATTACTCATCACCTCATCCTGAATCAGAGGGTTGTCTGGTCCTGAATCAGAAGGTTGTCTGGTCCCTCGGTAAAGTCCCGTAGATCtcttcattagtcatcactacatCCTGAATCAGAAGGTTGTCTGGTCCTGAATCAGAAGGTTGTCTGGTCCCTCAGTAAAGTCCGTAGATCTCTCCAttactcatcactacatcctgaATCAGAAGGTTGTCTGGTCCCTCAGTAAAGTCCCGTAGATCTCTTCAttactcatcactacatcctgaATCAGAAGGTTGTCTGGTCCCTCAGTAAAGTCCCGTAGATCTCTTCATTAGTCATCACCTCATCCTGAATCAGAAGGTTGTCTGGTCCCTCGGTAAAGTCCCGTAGATCTCTTCAttactcatcactacatcctgaATCAGAAGGTTGTCTGGTCCCTCGGTAAAGTCCCGTAGATCTCTCCAttactcatcactacatcctgaATCAGAAGGTTGTCTGGTCCCTCAGTAAAGTCCCGTAGATCTCTCCAttactcatcactacatcctgaATCAGAAGGTTGTCTGGTCCCTCAGTAACGTCCCGTAGATCTCTCCAttactcatcactacatcctgaATCAGAAGGTTGTCTGGTCCCTCAGTAAAGTCCCGTAGATCTCTTCATTACATCCGGaatcaaaaggttggctggtcccTCGGGAAAAGTCCCGTAGATCTCTTCATTACTCATCATTACATCCTGAATCAGAAGGTTGTCTGATCCCTCAGTAAAGTCTCGTAGATATCTTCATTACTCCCACTTTGTTTACAAACTTCCCAGTTGAAGTAAACCAATATAAGtgttggttaactcttgaggtcCCTCTTGTCTCCACTAAGTTAAAGGTAAATCATCCTTTTAGTTTGAGCTCTCCTCGTCTGGGTTCCCCGGTACCACTATGACAGTACCACGAGGGCAGTTTAAACCCCTAATGATGAATGAGTTCACTGAGATTTGGGTTCCCCGGTACCACTATGACAGTTTAAACCCCTAATGATGAATGAGTTCACTGAGATTTGGGTTCCCCGGTACCACTATGACAGTTTAAACCCCTAATGATGAATGAGTTCACTGAGATTTGGGTTCCCCGGTACCACTATGACAGTTTAAACCCCTAATGATGAATGAGGTCACTGAGATTTGGGTTCCCCGGGACCACTATGGCAGTTTAAAACCCTAATGATGAATGAGCTCTCCTCATCTGGGTTCCCCGGGACCACTATGACAGTTTAAACCCCTAATGATAAATGAGTTCACTGAGATTTGGGTTCCCCGGTACCACGAGGGCAGTTTAAACCCCTAATGATGAATGAGTTCACTGAGATTTGGGTTCCCCGGTACCGCTATGACAGTTTAAACCCCTAATGATGAATGAGTTCACTGAGATTTGGGTTCCCCGGTACCACGAGGGCAGTTTAAACCCCTAATGATGAATGAGTTCACTGAGATTTGGGTTCTCCGGTACCACGAGGGCAGTTTAAACCCCTAATGATGAATGAGTTCACTGAGATTTGGGTTCTCCGGGACCACTATGACAGTTTAAACCCCTAATGATAAATGAGTTCACTGAGATTTGGGTTCCCCGGTACCACGAGGGCAGTTTAAACCCCTAATGATGAATGAGCTCTCCTCATCTGGGTTCCCCGGGACCACTATGACAGTTTAAACCCCTAATGATAAATGAGTTCACTGAGATTTGGGTTCTCCGGTACCACGAGGGCAGTTTAAACCCCTAATGATGAATGAGTTCACTGAGATTTGGGTTCTCCGGTACCACGACGGCAGTTTAAACCCCTAATGATGAATGAGTTCACTGAGATTTGGGTTCTCCGGTACCACGAGGGCAGTTTAAACCCCTAATGATGAATGAGTTCACTGAGATTTGGGTTCCCCGGTACCGCTATGACAGTTTAAACCCCTAATGATGAATGAGTTCACTGAGATTTGGGTTCTCCGGTACCACTATGGCAGTTTAAACCCCTAATGATTAATGAGGTCACTGAGATTTGGGTCCTCCGGTACCACGAGGGCAGTTTAAACCCCTAATGATTAATGAGGTCACTGAGATTTGGGTTCTCCGGTACCACGACGGCAGTTTAAACCCCTAATGATTAATGAGGTCACTGAGATTTGGGTTCCCCGGGACCACTATGGCAGTTTAAACCCCTAATGATGAATGAGTTCACTGAGATTTGGGTTCCCCGGGACCACTATGGCAGTTTAAAACCCTAATGATGAATGAGTTCACTGAGATTTGGGTTCCCCGGGACCACGAGGGCAGTTTAAACCCCTAATGATGAATGAGTTCACTGAGATTTGGGTTCCCCGGGACCACTATGGCAGTTTAAAACCCCTAATGATAAATGAGTTCACTGAGATTTGGGTTCCCCGGGACCACTATGACAGTTTAAAACCCCTAATGAGATTTGTAATAGTTttgattaaatgtaatttaatgtatctgtatctgttaCTGTATCTTGTAGTTTCaatatttgtattgtttattgtattgATCATATTGATTATTGGAATTGTTGTCCTCATGGCACCATTGGAAATGAGACCTGAGGTCTCAATGGAATCCCCTGTATCAAATAACATTCTCTTTCAATTCAACTacattcaaggggctttattggcatgggaaacgtgttaacattgccaaagcaagtggaagtagataatatacaaaagtgaaaaaaCAACACAATATAAAATGAACAATAAACATGACGTTCTCTGTCTGCAGCAACGGTCCACTGTAGCTTCCATGATgcacagacaggagactgtgGAGTGTCTGAAGAAGTTCAACGCCAGGAGAAAACTCAAGGTAAAACTCCTCTTTCACTGTCCTCTGTTCTATTCAGAAACTCAAGGGATGTGtctctccctattccctattccctatatcttATTCCCTATGCCTTATTccctataccctattccctataccatattccctataccctattccctataccctattccctataccctATTCACTATACCATGTACTACTGTCTACCCAGGGctctataccctattccctatactgtgTACTATTGCATAcccagagctctattccctataccttataccctattccttataccctataccctattccttataccctataccctattccttataccgtataccctattccttataccctattccctataccttatactctattccctataccttataccctattccctattccttatACCCTATACACTATTCCCTTTACcttataccctattcccttttccttataccctataccctattccctataccctattacctatactctattccctataccttataccctattccctattccttataccttataccctattccttataccttataccatattccctataccttgtaccctattccctattccttataccatatactctattccctataccttataccctattccctattccttataccttatactctattccctataccttataccctattccttataccctATACCCTGTTCCCTCTTCCTgatactctattccctataccctattccctgtaccctatactctattccctatacctTATACCCAATTCCA
Encoded proteins:
- the LOC109885455 gene encoding calcium/calmodulin-dependent protein kinase type II delta 2 chain-like, with translation LPVFSVRLHDSISEEGFHYLLFDLVTGGELFEDIVAREYYSEADASHCIQQIVESVHHCHVNGIVHRDLKPENLLLASKLKGAAVKLADFGLAIEVQGDQQAWFGFAGTPGYLSPEVLRKDPYGKPVDMWACGVILYILLVGYPPFWDEDQHRLYQQIKAGAYDFPSPEWDTVTPDAKDLINKMLTINPGKRITTAEALKHPWICQRSTVASMMHRQETVECLKKFNARRKLKVKLLFHCPLFYSETQGMCLSLFPIPYILFPMPYSLYPIPYTIFPIPYSLYPIPYTLFTIPCTTVYPGLYTLFPILFLKPTQWTSPKDTSLTPALEPQTTVIHNPVDGKKESIESTNTTIEDEDVKARKQEIIKVTEQLIESINNGDFEAYAKICDPGLTSFEPEALGNLVEGHDFHRFYFDNALSKGSKPVHTILLNPHVHLIAENAACIAYIRLSQYMDAGGMPRTMQSEETRVWHRREGKWQNIHFHRSGSPSIPSH